The following are encoded in a window of Microcaecilia unicolor chromosome 7, aMicUni1.1, whole genome shotgun sequence genomic DNA:
- the LOC115474231 gene encoding histone H2B-like, producing the protein MKPGPAPVTTAKKEPGTSKAERPALKTRKGKRKETYSSFIFKILKQVHPDLSLSRLAMDILNCLNNDMFERLASEAARLALYNKRSTITSQEIQDAVRLVLPGALAKHAVSEASKAVAKYLGAR; encoded by the exons ATGAAGCCTGGCCCTGCACCTGTCACTACTGCCAAGAAGGAGCCTGGAACCAGCAAAGCAGAAAGGCCTGCCCTAAAGActagaaaggggaagaggaaggagacttattctagcttcatcttcaAAATTCTGAAACAA GTGCACCCTGATCTGAGCTTGTCCCGCTTGGCCATGGACATCCTGAACTGTTTAAACAATGATATGTTTGAGCGTCTGGCCTCTGAGGCTGCCAGGCTGGCTCTGTATAACAAGAGAAGCACCATCACAAGCCAGGAGATCCAGGATGCGGTGAGGCTGGTGCTCCCTGGGGCGCTTGCCAAGCATGCCGTGTCGGAGGCCAGCAAAGCAGTAGCAAAGTATCTTGGTGCTAGGTGA